The following coding sequences are from one Helicoverpa armigera isolate CAAS_96S chromosome 2, ASM3070526v1, whole genome shotgun sequence window:
- the LOC110382468 gene encoding ecdysone oxidase, which translates to MGSSTMGVAEAIASLKSRQAAFLVLRLLELTGYMFPPPAKLKNGDSFDYVIVGGGTSGSVLATRLAQQRYNVLLIEAGQDAPYETVFPSLMSYLKHSESDWAYSSENDKFSYQCHPNRNAQITIGKMLGGSGALNHMVYSRGHPQNYEDWYWITNDTNWKWRNVLPYFIKSEAIHDIRILNSTRPECFFGREGYIGVTRNDDPYTDQFLEGFEQIGKHLIDIIDGSELGFSRGLLTVHDQRRQDAGSQYLKHVTGNKYLAVAKGTLATRIIFDRNKNAVGVEVITDENEMIIINARQEIIVTAGAIKTPQLLMLSGVGPKHDITRHHIAVVADLPVGKNLQDHVGIFIPHKTNKPLIREDTDPSKYPAGLFVGYAALNETRAKHLTIPEYKAMGLVFNDLDSIVQIFCASDNNFAESTCSRLYHEANGNQVLITLLTSLYTDSRGQIQLRSGNPRDPPKIFTGAFSDNLDLELYVKYVLDYLTVEKSAAFKALNATMVDLTRPRCDRYVKGSREYWECYVLCMMVSLQHYAGTCAMGSVVDSRLRVYGVNKLRVADASIMPTLVTGNPNAAVVMIAERAADFIIEDAGAYNNVEHETIKREQIQNLPGKLV; encoded by the exons ATGG GATCTTCAACCATGGGTGTTGCAGAAGCCATAGCTTCGCTGAAGTCCAGACAAGCAGCATTTCTGGTCCTCAGACTGCTGGAGTTAACTGGCTACATGTTTCCACCACCAGCTAAGCTAAAGA ATGGTGACAGCTTTGACTACGTCATAGTGGGAGGAGGAACTTCAGGCAGCGTGTTAGCCACCAGGCTGGCGCAGCAGAGGTACAACGTACTCCTTATTGAGGCTGGGCAAGATGCTCCTTACGAGACTGTC TTTCCATCTTTGATGTCATATCTCAAACACTCCGAGTCGGATTGGGCCTATTCATCCGAGAATGACAAATTCAGTTATCAATGTCATCCGAACAGAAACGCGCAGATCACCATTGGCAAAATGCTGGGAGGATCAGGTGCTTTGAACCACATGGTCTACTCGAGAGGGCACCCTCAAAATTATGAAGACTGGTACTGGATCACCAATGACACCAACTGGAAATGGAGAAATGTACTGCCATACTTCATCAAGTCAGAAGCAATTCACGACATCCGTATTTTAAATTCTACTCGACCGGAATGTTTTTTTGGAAGAGAAGGCTACATAGGAGTTACTAGAAACGACGATCCGTATACTGATCAATTTTTAGAAGGCTTTGAACAAATTGGAAAACATCTGATTGACATAATTGATGGAAGTGAATTAGGATTTTCACGAGGACTCTTGACAGTACATGATCAGAGGAGACAAGATGCTGGATCTCAGTACCTTAAGCACGTCACTGGCAATAAATACCTAGCTGTTGCAAAAGGCACTTTAGCAACCAGAATCATATTTGACAGAAACAAAAATGCTGTAGGAGTTGAAGTAATTACAgatgaaaatgaaatgattattataaatgcaaGACAAGAAATAATTGTAACAGCCGGGGCTATAAAAACACCTCAACTATTGATGTTATCGGGTGTGGGACCTAAACATGATATAACAAGGCATCATATTGCTGTAGTTGCCGACCTGCCAGTAGGAAAGAATCTTCAAGATcacgtaggtatttttattcctcataaaacaaacaaacctttgATAAGAGAAGACACAGATCCTAGCAAGTATCCAGCAGGGTTGTTTGTTGGATATGCAGCATTAAATGAGACAAGAGCAAAGCATTTGACAATCCCTGAGTACAAAGCCATGGGTCTTGTATTTAACGATTTGGATTCCATTGTGCAAATATTCTGCGCGTCTGATAACAATTTCGCTGAATCTACCTGTAGTAGGTTATACCACGAAGCCAATGGCAACCAAGTCTTAATAACTTTGTTAACCAGTCTGTACACAGACTCTCGTGGTCAAATTCAACTCAGAAGTGGCAATCCACGAGAtccaccaaaaatatttaccgGTGCCTTTTCAGACAATCTTGATTTAGAACTCTATGTGAAATATGTCCTCGATTATTTAACGGTTGAAAAGTCAGCTGCGTTTAAGGCTTTAAATGCAACCATGGTGGATTTGACGAGACCAAGATGTGATAGATACGTAAAGGGAAGTAGAGAATATTGGGAATGCTACGTACTTTGCATGATGGTGAGCTTACAACACTATGCTGGTACCTGCGCTATGGGTTCTGTAGTAGATAGTAGACTAAGGGTTTATGGTGTCAATAAACTAAGAGTAGCAGATGCAAGTATTATGCCAACACTAGTTACGGGGAACCCAAACGCTGCGGTAGTCATGATTGCTGAAAGGGCAGCAGATTTTATAATAGAAGATGCAGGTGCGTACAATAATGTTGAGCATGAAACAATTAAACGGGAACAAATTCAAAACCTGCCCGgaaaacttgtctaa